GTTGATGTCTTCAAATGTTGTTTCAGTTTTTAATACTTTTTGTACTATGGTTAAGACAAATAAATGCATCGGCATCATAGTGGATCCCTCCTTTCTATGATTGAGCTATTCAGGGTTATACCCCACTTGAGCCAAATACGGTCTTTCTTGATTTTCTTTCCACATGCATAATCCTCCTTTCGTTTTTATATATAAAAACGCCACAAGGATCACTCCCTGTGGCGCATAATAGACAATTAGACAGAATGAACCGTCTAAAAGGCATATAAAAACCACAGGCAGTTGTTGACCTGTGGCGATTTTAACAAGATTCAATGTTTAAAAATCGTTCGTTTCACTGGTCGAACTACTTTTGTTAAATTGTATTTGTTTAGCTGCATACCATTTTTGGTTGATCATCATTTCATTCGACCTCCTTTAGTAATTTTATCCTGCAAAGTGAATTATACCCATACACATTATATATGTAAACCCCAAATATTAAAATTATTGACTTTTTTCTAAAAATGGGTTTTTCCATTCCATTAATACACCATAATTTGCTGATTCAGGATCATCTAAATAATTTGGTAGCAGTTTGACTGGAGTGCGCCCTGTTTTCATTAGAAACGAAACAACAGGGTCCTTATATGATCCAGTGATGATTTCTGCCAAGTACTTTTCTGGCGTCATGTGATCTTTCACCTTCTCGTATCCTGGCATACGCGACCCACCTAATACTGCTTCTAATTTCAATTCAACAACTAAATGAAACAGCGATTGCATCAAAAGTCTACCCACCCCTGTTCCCCTAAATTTAGGACGAACACTAATATCTACTACATAAAGTACATTGCCGAAGGTTTGATGTGTTCCGATTGATCCATTGTCAGTGATCTCATTCCAAGTGTGATCTTCACCATTGTAATCGACGATGAGTGTTGTAATCGAACCAGCAAGAATTCCATCCACTTCAGCACAAATTGCTCCCTTTGGAAAATGACGAAGATGAGAGGCTAACTGGTCCTTTGTCCACCATAAATCAGAAGGAAATGGGGGGGGGAAGCATTCTTTTTGTATGGCGATCAACTGGTCAAAGTCATTATTCGTATAGTTTCGAATTGTCGTTTTGAACGGCAGATCTTTATAAAATAAGTACTGAGAGAATTGCATAGAGTCGTTTCTCCTTGTCCACTTTGTCGTACGTATATATTTTGCTATGTAAACAGAGACTCCTGCATGCAACAAAAAAAGAAAGGACCTTTGCCCTTCCTTTAATAATCTATTGATTTGTATTTAGTTTCTTCTTCCATACCGATATTTTCCGATAAAAGACTAAAGCTACTCCGATTGATGTATAGCTTGCACTTAATAATATAAGTTGGTCAGCTGTCTCTTTTCCTTCAAAAGGGACGATACTGCCAATATAAAGAAAAGCACTCAATGATAGTAGTACAAAGCTAAACCGTTTGAAGTCAGCAATCTTATCTTTGATGTTTCGTACCATTTCCTTAGACAATTTCCCCACCCCTTACTAAACCTATCCTAACATGATTTTTGTAAGAAATATGGGAAATTCAGAAAATTCCTCAAGTTACCAATGTAACATATGGAAGACTCTAATAGTAAAAGATATTCTCTGTACTACATCTGGGATATTCTGTTTTCTTCTTTTCAAAGACAATTCAACCAACAAAAAAGAGCACGGTTGCCCATGCTCTTTTTTTAAGATATTATCCCTCTAATGCTTGTTTCAAGTCTTCGATCAAGTCCTCTGCATCTTCAATTCCTACTGAGATTCGTAGTAAGCCGTCTGTGATGCCGAGTTCGTCACGACGGTCCTTTGGGATCGATGCGTGTGTCATACGTGCAGGAGCTGAGATTAAACTTTCAACTGCACCTAAACTTTCAGCCAAAGTGAAGTAACGGACTTTACTTAATACTTGATCCGCTCGCTCTTCACTCCCTACATCGAAAGAGATCATTCCGCCAAACCCACCTGCTTGACGCTTAGAAAGCTCGTGACCTGGGTGAGACTTAAGTCCAGGATAGTAAATTTTCGTTACAGCTGGATGCCCATCTAGGAACTCTGCAATTTGTTTCGTATTACTTTCCGTCGCTTCCATTCTTAATCCAAGCGTCTTAATACCACGGATCAATAACCAAGAATCCTGTGGTCCGAGGACAGCGCCTGCTGAGTTTTGGATGAAGTGTAACTCTTCAGCTAGTTTCTTCGAATTCACAACGGCTAACCCTGCTACAACATCACTGTGGCCACCGATATATTTCGTCGCACTATGCAACACGATATCTGCACCGTGTGTTATTGGTGTTTGCCAATATGGCGTGTTGAACGTATTATCAACAATCAACAACACATCATTAGCTTTTGCGATTTTAGAAGCCCCATCAATATCAGTAACTTTCAAAAGTGGATTCGTAGGCGTTTCTACATAGATTGCACGTGTATTGTCTTGGATTGCATTTTCAATGTTCTCCAAGTTACTCGTATCAACGAATGTGGACTCCAGTCCTAGACGGTTCAAAACTTTTGAGACGAGGCGATATGTTCCACCGTACACATCATCAGTAAATACAACATGATCTCCAGTGTTGAACATCATCATGATCGAGTTGATCGCTGCCATACCCGATCCGAAAGCAAATCCTGCTTCCCCTTCTTCCAAGTCCTTGATTAACTCTTCTAAAGCATGACGAGTCGGGTTGCCAGTCCGTGAATACTCATATCCTTTAAAATTGCCGACGCTTTCTTGTTTATACGTACTCACCTGATAGATTGGAGTAGAAACTGCACCTGTTTGCTCATCACCAACAATACCAGCATGAATCATTTTAGTCTTTGGCTTCATCTTACATGCCTCCTTGATA
This Pseudalkalibacillus berkeleyi DNA region includes the following protein-coding sequences:
- a CDS encoding YrzI family small protein, translated to MMPMHLFVLTIVQKVLKTETTFEDINKRQQVEKLYNRNRDKAIQYMINM
- a CDS encoding GNAT family N-acetyltransferase, with amino-acid sequence MQFSQYLFYKDLPFKTTIRNYTNNDFDQLIAIQKECFPPPFPSDLWWTKDQLASHLRHFPKGAICAEVDGILAGSITTLIVDYNGEDHTWNEITDNGSIGTHQTFGNVLYVVDISVRPKFRGTGVGRLLMQSLFHLVVELKLEAVLGGSRMPGYEKVKDHMTPEKYLAEIITGSYKDPVVSFLMKTGRTPVKLLPNYLDDPESANYGVLMEWKNPFLEKSQ
- a CDS encoding YrhC family protein, giving the protein MSKEMVRNIKDKIADFKRFSFVLLSLSAFLYIGSIVPFEGKETADQLILLSASYTSIGVALVFYRKISVWKKKLNTNQ
- a CDS encoding bifunctional cystathionine gamma-lyase/homocysteine desulfhydrase → MKPKTKMIHAGIVGDEQTGAVSTPIYQVSTYKQESVGNFKGYEYSRTGNPTRHALEELIKDLEEGEAGFAFGSGMAAINSIMMMFNTGDHVVFTDDVYGGTYRLVSKVLNRLGLESTFVDTSNLENIENAIQDNTRAIYVETPTNPLLKVTDIDGASKIAKANDVLLIVDNTFNTPYWQTPITHGADIVLHSATKYIGGHSDVVAGLAVVNSKKLAEELHFIQNSAGAVLGPQDSWLLIRGIKTLGLRMEATESNTKQIAEFLDGHPAVTKIYYPGLKSHPGHELSKRQAGGFGGMISFDVGSEERADQVLSKVRYFTLAESLGAVESLISAPARMTHASIPKDRRDELGITDGLLRISVGIEDAEDLIEDLKQALEG